A region of Carassius auratus strain Wakin chromosome 11, ASM336829v1, whole genome shotgun sequence DNA encodes the following proteins:
- the xk gene encoding membrane transport protein XK encodes MRLPSSVLVSVSLFTAETTAALYLSSTYRSAGDQIWQCFTLLFTLVPSVLVQLTLIFIHRDLSRDRPLVLLLHILQLGPIIRCLDAFCIYGSAGKVEEPYVTITRKKQMPREGQTEEVEQEVGQAEGKLVTHRAAFARTSVIQAFLGSAPQLTLQLYICVLQKGVSIGRGTLMVISLLSIVYGALRCNILAIKIRYDDYEISVRPLAYLCVFLWRGFEIATRVAVLVLFSSVLKVWVLPVVSANFVLFFLHPWVLFWSSRSPFPENIEKTLTRVGTTIVLCMLTFLYAGINVFCWSAVQLRLGDPDLIDKGQAWRRLAVYYSLRFVENTGLTLMWYIHRTEFYQWVDAPVLELSLLLGYATAVFFMLLFYQFCHPCRQLFSSSPAQGFWECCGSLCLLRGTLSQPGSTITKPPGKDTGDDPPCITKGDIGQSLCGTV; translated from the exons ATGAGACTACCCAGCTCTGTCCTTGTGTCGGTGTCTTTGTTTACGGCCGAGACGACGGCTGCTCTGTATCTGAGCAGCACTTATCGCTCCGCTGGCGATCAGATTTGGCAGTGCTTCACGCTGCTCTTCACGCTTGTTCCATCCGTGCTGGTGCAGCTCACACTGATCTTTATTCACAGAGACCTGAGCAGAGACAGACCTTTAGTGCTGCTGCTTCATATATTACAACTAGGGCCAATAATAAG GTGCTTGGATGCATTCTGTATCTATGGCAGTGCCGGAAAGGTGGAGGAGCCGTATGTCACCATCACCCGTAAGAAGCAGATGCCCCGGGAAGGGCAGACCGAGGAGGTAGAGCAGGAAGTGGGCCAGGCAGAGGGGAAGTTAGTGACCCACAGGGCCGCTTTCGCCAGGACATCGGTCATACAGGCCTTCCTGGGCTCTGCACCCCAGCTCACACTGCAACTCTACATCTGTGTGCTGCAGAAAGGGGTGTCCATCGGTAGag GTACACTGATGGTCATTTCCCTTCTCTCGATTGTATACGGAGCCCTACGCTGCAATATTCTGGCCATAAAGATACGCTATGATGATTACGAAATCTCTGTGCGCCCGTTGGCATACCTGTGTGTGTTCCTGTGGCGAGGGTTCGAGATCGCCACACGAGTGGCAGTACTGGTCCTTTTCAGCTCTGTGTTGAAGGTATGGGTGCTTCCGGTGGTGTCGGCCAACTTCGTCCTGTTCTTTCTACACCCATGGGTTCTCTTCTGGAGCAGCCGCTCTCCTTTCCCGGAGAACATTGAGAAGACGTTGACCCGTGTCGGGACGACTATTGTCCTTTGCATGTTGACCTTCCTGTACGCCGGCATCAACGTGTTCTGCTGGTCCGCCGTTCAGCTTAGATTGGGCGACCCTGATCTGATCGATAAGGGTCAGGCATGGAGACGCCTCGCTGTCTATTATTCCCTCCGTTTTGTCGAGAACACGGGGCTGACTTTGATGTGGTACATCCACCGGACTGAGTTCTACCAATGGGTGGACGCTCCCGTGTTAGAACTGTCGCTGTTGTTGGGTTATGCCACAGCTGTTTTCTTTATGTTGCTCTTTTACCAGTTTTGCCACCCTTGCAGGCAACTCTTCTCATCCAGTCCAGCCCAAGGCTTTTGGGAATGCTGTGGATCCCTCTGCCTGCTTCGTGGGACGCTCTCCCAGCCAGGCTCCACGATTACCAAGCCACCAGGGAAAGACACTGGAGATGATCCACCCTGCATTACCAAAGGGGACATTGGACAGAGTTTGTGCGGCACTGTGTGA
- the LOC113111081 gene encoding cytochrome b-245 heavy chain: protein MVSRGLPVVTVFPGLLYKPNPFLSCGFLQNCSATLLLIFLSTQHDIMGNFAANEGLSIFVILVWLGINVFLFVHFYMAFLVDRYYYTRVILGHALSWARAPAACLNFNCLLILLPVCRNLLSFLRGSIQYCSRTAARQLDRNLTFHKLVAYMIALHTAIHIIAHLFNFERFMDSQLMINNSYLPYVLSQIGNNGNKSYLNPIRSNETNPTIVMFTTIAGLTGVVITLALILIITSSMEVIRRSYFEVFWFTHHLFIVFFIGLVAHGIGRIVRGQTTESMAVHNPIKCHTEFETWGQSGTNCPEPDFAGNPPKTWKWVVGPMFLYLCERLVRFYRSQQKVVITKVVMHPSKTLELQMKKKGFKMEVGQYVFMQCPSISQLEWHPFTLTSAPEEDHLSVHIRIVGDWTQALYTACGGDKTVVLDAWTLPKLAVDGPFGTASEDVFRYEVVMLVGAGIGVTPFASVLKSVWYKHVQENKNVFTKKIYFYWLCPETQAFEWFADLLQSLERQMNDKDMRDFLSYNIYLTRWKDAEAAHLRVQYEAENDPITGLKQKTRYGKPNWDNEFSAIATQHPGSKVGVFLCGPTALATALGKQCNSHTESGTEFIFNKENF from the exons ATGGTTTCTCGTGGGCTCCCAGTTGTGACAGTATTTCCTGGTTTGCTTTATAAACCAAATCCCTTTTTGTCTTGTGGCTTTCTTCAAAATTGTTCAGCCACACTTCTCTTGATCTTTCTTTCTACACAGCACGACATCATGGGAAACTTTGCTGCAAATGAAGGACTATCCATTTTTGTTATT CTGGTATGGCTCGGCATCAATGTGTTtctctttgtgcatttttacatgGCATTTTTGGTTGATAGATACTACTATACTAGAGTCATCCTTGGG catGCTCTCTCGTGGGCCAGAGCTCCAGCTGCATGTCTGAATTTTAACTGCCTGTTGATCTTGCTGCCCGTCTGCAGAAACCTGCTCTCATTCCTACGTGGATCCATACAG tactGTAGCCGCACTGCAGCCCGTCAGCTAGACAGAAACCTCACTTTCCACAAACTAGTGGCCTACATGATTGCCCTCCACACAG CCATCCACATCATAGCTCACTTGTTCAACTTTGAGAGATTCATGGATTCCCAGCTTATGATCAACAACAGTTACCTGCCTTATGTGCTCTCTCAGATTGGCAACAATGGCAACAAATCCTACCTCAACCCTATCAGATCCAATGAGACG AACCCAACCATAGTGATGTTTACCACTATAGCAGGACTGACGGGGGTGGTCATCACCCTCgccctcatcctcatcatcacttCCTCCATGGAGGTCATCAGAAGGTCATATTTCGAGGTGTTCTGGTTCACCCATCACCTGTTCATCGTCTTTTTCATTGGTTTGGTGGCTCACGGAATTGG GCGTATCGTGCGAGGCCAGACTACGGAAAGTATGGCGGTTCATAACCCAATTAAATGTCACACCGAGTTTGAGACCTGGGGTCAAAGTGGCACCAACTGCCCAGAACCTGACTTTGCTGGGAATCCCCCGAAG ACATGGAAGTGGGTGGTTGGCCCAATGTTTCTATATTTATGTGAGAGACTGGTGCGTTTCTATCGCTCGCAGCAAAAAGTGGTTATCACCAAG GTAGTGATGCACCCATCCAAGACCCTTGAGCTGCAGATGAAGAAGAAGGGCTTTAAGATGGAGGTCGGTCAGTATGTTTTCATGCAATGCCCATCCATCTCTCAGCTAGAGTGGCATCCCTTCACCTTGACCTCTGCCCCAGAGGAAGACCACCTTAGTGTGCATATCCGAATTGTAGGGGATTGGACACAAGCCCTTTATACAGCCTGTGGAGGTGACAAAACAGTGGTGCTGGATGCTTGGACACTACCAAA GTTGGCTGTGGATGGGCCGTTTGGGACAGCCAGTGAGGATGTCTTTCGTTATGAAGTCGTGATGCTTGTGGGTGCCGGTATTGGTGTGACCCCTTTCGCTTCTGTTCTGAAGTCTGTGTGGTACAAACACGTCCAGGAGAACAAAAACGTCTTCACCAAAAAG ATCTATTTCTACTGGCTCTGCCCGGAGACGCAGGCTTTCGAATGGTTTGCAGACCTGCTGCAGAGTTTGGAAAGGCAGATGAATGATAAAGACATGAGGGATTTCCTCAGTTACAACATCTATCTAACGCGCTGGAAAGATGCTGAG GCGGCCCATCTTAGAGTTCAATATGAGGCGGAGAACGATCCCATCACCGGGCTTAAGCAGAAGACTCGGTATGGTAAACCCAACTGGGACAATGAGTTCAGTGCCATCGCTACCCAACACCCAGG TTCAAAAGTAGGCGTTTTTCTCTGTGGTCCTACGGCTTTGGCCACAGCTCTTGGGAAACAGTGTAATTCACACACTGAATCTGGAACTGAGTTTATATTCAACAAAGAAAACTTCTGA
- the LOC113111083 gene encoding dynein light chain Tctex-type 3, with protein sequence MEEYHSGDEVSFSPDDASNVVKECIEGIVGGVDYSQNKVNQWTASIVEHTLTQLVKQGKPFKYIVNCAVMQKSGAGLHTANSCYWDTTTDGSCTVRWENRTMYCVVSVFAVAIAL encoded by the exons ATGGAGGAGTATCATTCTGGAGATGAA GTGTCTTTCAGTCCAGATGATGCAAGTAATGTTGTAAAGGAG TGCATTGAGGGGATCGTTGGAGGCGTGGACTACAGCCAGAACAAAGTCAACCAGTGGACAGCCAGCATAGTCGAACACACTCTCACTCAGTTAGTCAAACAGGGGAAACCGTTCAAGTACATTG TCAACTGTGCTGTGATGCAGAAAAGCGGCGCAGGTCTTCACACAGCCAACTCTTGTTACTGGGACACTACCACTGATG GAAGTTGCACAGTCCGGTGGGAGAACCGAACCATGTACTGTGTTGTCAGTGTGTTTGCAGTGGCTATTGCGCTATAA